Within Takifugu flavidus isolate HTHZ2018 chromosome 12, ASM371156v2, whole genome shotgun sequence, the genomic segment TTGGGCAGACTGATGGTGACTGGACCAGAGGCACCTTCTCCAGGGTCACAGAGAAGCCAGGATGGTGGGCTGGACAGAGGAAATGGACCAATCGGACATTTGGTGGGTCTGTTTGGGTCGTCTACCTCCGTCAGGACGTACAGACACGGCGTGCACGAACAGCCTCATTAGAGCGACCTCGTTAAAGGGCAGAAACCTCTGCTTTGTTATTGATGAGATAATCATTTATACTTTATTCATAATCCTCCTTTATTTAGGGCATTAACAGGATGACGCAATATTGGCGTGACAGTAAATGTACAGCTGCTACAGACACGCAGCGCGGCAGCTTATTCAGCTGTATTTCTGGCATCTTGAAAACAAGTGAACCTTGACAACTAATATGGAAACAAAAGTGTTGCTAAGATGGAAACAGCTTAAAACGGTCTGAAGGCTGCACCCTTTATTTGGCTTAATTAGTAGCATAGAGAAGGAACCCACTGAAAGTGTTATAGTGGTTCTTGTTATCGCAGAGGAAGCATCCGATGGGCAGGTTGGCGGACACCTGGTCCCCAGCATTCAGGTGCACGGCCACGACCACGGTGGCGCTGTCCTCCTgatcctgcatgttcttctcgCGCAGATCTGCGACACTCTTGCCGTTAACGTGCAGAGCGGCGCAGGCGGCCAGCGTGTTCCCGGGGGAGCCGGCGTCGCTGTAGGCGGTGAGGGCCAGGCTGTAGGTGCCAGCACGGGGGGCGGTGAAGATGCCCGTCTGCTGGTTGTAGCCATTCCCCAGGTTCATGAAGATGTGGCTGTAGGTGACGACCTTGTCGTCACGGAAAGGGCCGAAGCACTTCAGATTGTCGTCATTGTTCAGAGCGACGGAGAAGGCGCTGCGGCTGGCTGGGGGGGAGCAAAGAAGGGTCAGAAAAGGGCTCCGTGTGGAGGGATGCTGGGGAACCTGCCTCACCTCTGACGTTGTTGAGGATGTTCCTTGTTTGGGTCAGTTGCAGCTCCAGCTCGGCGAGGCTGGTGTTGAAAAAGGTCCTGATCCGGTGGatttgctgctgcatcaggCAGCAGCCGCACGACGACTGGTCCGCCagacacactgcacacacacacggagcgtcgtgaacacacacagagcgtcGTGAACACACACGGGAGCgtcgtgaacacacacgtgagggtcgtgaacacacacgtgagggtcgtgaacacacacggagcgtcgtgaacacacacggagcgtcgtgaacacacacggagcgtcgtgaacacacacggagcgtcgtgaacacacacggagcgtcgtgaacacacacgtgagggtcgtgaacacacacgtgagggtcgtgaacacacacggagcgtcgtgaacacacacggagcgtcgtgaacacacacgtgagggtcgtgaacacacacgtgAGGGTCGTGAACACATACGTGAGGGTCGTGAACACACACGGAGCGTCGTGAACACACACGGGAGGGTCGTGAACACACACGGAGTgtcgtgaacacacacgtgAGGGTTGTGAACACACACGTGAGGGTCGTGAACACACACGGAGCGTCGTGAACACCACGGAGCGTCGTGAACACACACGGAGCgtcgtgaacacacacgtgAGGGTCGTGAACACGCACGGGAGggtcgtgaacacacacacgtgagggTCGTGAACACACACGGAGCATCCTGAACAGCACTCAGCCCCGACTCCAGggtgggctaaccctaaccctaaccctaaccctaaccctaaccctaaccctgaccctaacctaaccctaaccctaaccctaaccctaaccctgaccctaacctaaccctaaccctaaccctaaccctaaccctatttgAGACTCCTCACCGTTGGCTGTGTTGGGGTCCGTGTCGGTGCTGCCTCCAGGTCCTCCCCAGGTGTAGCTCTCATCAGCCTGGACAAAGACGCCTTTCAGCAGACACAGCAGGACAATAGCTGGGAGGAAACGGAGCAGACACAGGTGAATACGATGCACCGTGCTCTACTGTCTTAATGCCACATTTATCTCACCTCTCATGGTGAAGCTGCACATGGACGACCGTCTCAACGTGGACTGACACTGGCCGAGTCCACATCTTTATATATTTGTACTATGGCTTCTCCTCCTTAGGTGCCCCAGTAGCCCCTCCTTGTTTTCCATATTGCTGCCCCCCCTTTTTAGGCCGATATACTAGCTGCAGCGCCTGAAAGCTCCTCACCTTTATGAGGGCGTCTGAAAGGTCTGTCTCTTGATGAGGGATGGACCTTTCAGACGCGCTGgttttgtgttttacatgtggGTCAGGTGTCGCCCGAGGGAAGAGTTCCCATCAGCCAGCAGACGCCAGCGATCCCTCCTAATATTAAACTAAATGGATTTTCTTCATCACAATCACACGTTTTCAGCCCACCTGTGACCAGCGGATGTGTTGGTTTACAGGAGGAAGTGCAACCGTCTCCATCGGGACCTTCACGTCCCGTTAAAATGGCCGCCACATCATGTTCTGGAATTGAGCGCTCGAAGCTCAGATGTTCAGGATGACCCGCTAAACTCGCTGAACACGGTCGATCAGATCAACCCACTCCAGAGACCACGAGGTCGACATTGTTCCTCTGCATCTTGTGTTGCTTCCATGAAGTGGGGCAGCCTTTTGAGGAACGGACACGACAAAACAAAGGTCAAATTACACCAGGTCATGTGGGAACCCGAGTGATTCCACAGCCGAGCCGAGAAGGGATGAAAGCTTGGAGAGATCCAGGACGGGTCAGCAGGGACCAACGATACCATCAGCAGGGTTTCAGCGTTCCTCACGTTACACCGTACAAAACGGACCCTGAAGGGCTTTTCATTCTAAATATGCCCCCAAAAAGACAGAATACATGATTTAATCGTCTTTATTCTTTCACAACACGTTTCTTTTTACTTGATCCTGTGATTTCCTGTCTCAGAAGCTCAGTCTAACTGGCAAATAGTCGCCGCTCCCCCTGCTGCCGACCCGAAACGGAAGCCTGGGTACAGCGGGCCGGAGAACTGGCTCTGGTGGCGGTGGATGAGATGAGCCTGGTTGTTGGCGATTCGGTGAAAGGACAGAACCCCCGCGTGTTGGTCCAGGTAGACTCCGATCCGCCGGGCCTTCGGCGAGCCCAGGAGCTTTTCCTGACCATCGTGCCAGAAGGAAAAACCAGTGCCGGACCAGTACAAGCTCCAGGAGAGAGCATTGTGACCCAGACGGCTGCTGTCATCGGAGCCTTTACGCGTCATCTCCCTGTAAGCCACCGCAACGGTGatctgaggaggagggaaaaggaaagggAAGCAGGAGGTCAGGGAGCAGCTGGTGTTCATTATGTGGTCACCTGACACAGGAAAGCGGACCCGATTAATCCTGATTTCTGTACCTTGGGGCCcgtccactccacctcccagtagTAGGGGCTCCCACCCAAAGGCTCTCTGCAGAGAACCTGCCTCCAGAAGTGGAAACGTTCCGGATGGTCCGGTGGGTTCAGGTTCTCGGCCTTCAGGGTAGCTCTCCGGCCTCCGTCTGACAGCTGCAGGTGGCGATAGGCCGTGTTGGGATCCATGGTGGGTTCGAACCGGACTGAAAGGACATTTGATTGGAGACCTGCAGGCTTGTGTCACATGGTACCGCTGGTGAAGTGGCGAGGGGGTAAACCTACACTTCAGCAACTCCTCTCTTGTCTTTGGTTCTGGATTTGCAGATGCTGTCGTGGGCTGGGCTGAAGAGCCAAAAACGGGCCGTCCTTCTTTAGAACCTCCGAGtgggtttttctgtgtgttgtaaTACTTACGCTGGGGCTTCAGGACGGGCAGAGGGGGGGCTGAGGCTGCAAAAGATGTGGAAGCTTAAACAATCAGCTAAATCCGACCCAAGAAGCTTCTCTAGTGGGACGGCTTTTTGTACCCTGAACCGGTGCACGAGGTGGCGGTCCGGAGGCTCCAGACTTTTCTAACGTACTGATGGGCGGCGCTGGTGGCGAGGGCGGCGTGGGTGGCGCTGGTGGCGAGGGTGGCGTGGGCGGCGTCCTCTCAGACACTGAGTTAAATAAGAAAACTATGAAGTTCATCAGGCAGGTTCCTCAGTGGATATCAAGCTTCTCTGTAACCTGTGCTCTGGCTCTGGGCCGGTCCAGCTGCATcagcgccgcctgctgctgctcctgtgagCGGTTCCTGGTTCACTAAGAAGAGAAGattataataaataaacattcctcctcctcccgacGTGACGGACACGGATGAATAATCAGGTTAGAGCAGTGGTGCTGAAAGAATAGACGGACGGAGGGCGGTGATCTTCTCCAGGCTGCGCCCGCACAGGTCCTTCACCGACTCCTGCAGCTCTTTAGTGGTGGAGCGGATGGCAGCGACCACGACCTCTGGCGGCGCCGACTCGCCCGTTCCCTCTCTTTGACCCAGCGGTTCCATCGTGAGGAAgttctgaggagcagaggacgCCGTTGCTACGACCGTCTTGTGACTTCCACCCCCCCGATGTTCGCTACCTTCAGGAAGCAGACAGGATCCTTCATGTCGGCCAAGCGGATCAGCTCAGCGCTCCTCCGGTGCAACtgggccacttcctgttccagcccGTTGACCCGGCCCTCCGCCTGGCTGCCCAGGGAGGCCTCGTGGCTGCTCAGGAGCTCGGCGACGCGCGTGCCGGCGAGATTCACACTCGCGACCAGCTCTGCGAATGAGTCAgcgttttcctgctgcagagcctgAACCAGAGCCTGAGGACCCACAGAGCAGGAGGATCCAGTGTGATCCAGTGTGATCTGTTCTCCGTCAGATCCCAGTTTGATGAAAAGTTACCTTGTGCTGACGAGCAAAATGTGGGATCTCGTTCAGCGTCCTTTCAGCCTCCTGGATTCTCCTCTGAACGAGTGcttgctgctgcagaaggtcctcctgccacacacacacacacacacacacacaatataaataataaatataacaaTCCGCTACACGTGGGGCGGGTTAATGCCCACCTGTCTCTCCGCCCTCTCGGCCTGGGGTCTCACCACACAGTGTCCCTCGTGTCCATGTCGGCAGCACTCGGAGCAAACGCACTCTTTATCGTCTCGGCAGAACAGGTCCAGGGGCCGGCGGTGCTGAGGGCAGGGTCTGGCCTGTTGTGGCCCGGCGTCCGGCAGAACCTCCACGTAGACGGGCATCGATGCCGCCGCCGAGGGGTTGTGCTTCAGGCTGTTGGCTCTTAGCTTCTCCATAGCTTCCACGAGCAGAGTGCTCTTGGCCAGAGAGGGTCGAGGACGGAAGAGCTGCCTGCACTGGGGACAGCTGTACTCACCATTAGTGGCCTTTTTGTCCCAGTGGCGCTGGATACAGGCCAAGCAGTAGGAGTGTCCACATGGCAGCGTGGCGGGCTCCTTCAGGGTGTCCAGGCACACGGAGCAGGCAAAGGCCTCCTCTTCCAGCCAGGCAGAGGCCATGGAACACGATGACAAGAAACTAGTCCTCAAAAGCAAATCCTGGACGTTAAAGCGTGGCGTCTGAGATCTTGGTAGCTTCAGGCACGCAAAAGAATGAAAGGCGGGTTCAGCTGAAGGCGACGCACCCGAGAGCAACAGCAACTGGGAAATGTCGGAAATCACAGGCTCTTTAAATTTGACTGGGTGGAACTGGTAGAACTGGAAAGTGGAGGAATTTCACCACCACAACCAGTTCCACACAACCACACATTAGTTTCATTGTGAACACTTTGCCACGACCATCCAGAGAACCGGAATAATAACTCTGAAGTTAAAAAGCTTCTGTTAGAGGGAAACTTCTGAACGTGACGGAACCCTTGAGGAACCGGCTCGGTtctggtgatgtcatcaggaAATATTGGGACTATTTGTTCTCACCTGCGCCCAGAAAGCTCTGATTTAAAGACGCTGCTCACCTGCTGCCTCGGCCGGCGCGGGCCTGACGTCACCACGGCGCGGTGACGTCAGGCCCGACGTAAAGCGACGCCGCTCCGCCATATTGGCTGTTGGAGGTCGGCGCTAGCATCTGCTAGCTTAGCAACTGTTAAGGTGGGCGCCTCTGAAACACATCCCAGACCTTTAAGTTTGGAAAGTAGCCGCTTTAGGGTCTTTGTCTACACTCACGTCGGTAAAGTCGAACGTTTCCCGCTGACAGTCGGTAGTTTAGCCGGCAAATGTTAATGTTCCACTAGCTTGCTAATGTTGCTACGCTGTGCAGATGATAACCTAACTAAAAATGCAGGTGCTTATTGATGTATCAAGATGCATCATTGGCCCGAATGTGTGCTTATTTTAGTTAATTTGTCGTAACTTTACAAGCAGTTGTGGGTGGCAAAAAAGTTTCTCGGTGGTGGAACTGGAGACGCGACCGACGTCTTCTTGTATTGGCTCGTAAAgttaaactttaaaatgttgttGATTAAAACAAGTCTCATTAGAGGTGTTAATTGACGCTTTACTCACCTCGACTTTATTGTCAAGAGGTTAATTAACACAGATTCGGTGAATTAATTGGGACCAGGCTTGATGGAACCAGCTTGATTGAAAGGCTTCTTGTGCGTTTCTTTTGCTAGGATGCTGAGGGCCCCCCAGATCCGGACCTGTTCTGGGTCCCTGAGACCACTGGTGCTCAGAGAATCCCCCGCTGGGGCCTGTTCCCAGCCCAAATGTGCAACCTGGCCTGATGGAAGGGCAGTGACAGGCTGGAAACATGGACTTAAGGAGGGGACGCCATTGTTCATGGATACTTTAACATTTCCTACATGTAAGCCTTTACTGAACTCAGAGTCTTTGAGTCAACGCCTTAAAGCTGTCAGAAATCTGGACTATTTTACAAATGGAACTTGTTTTCCATCCAGGAGAAGGCTTTGGGACACTCGCCCAACCTCGCTCAGTTTAACCCCAAAGACTGGATGTTACTTTCAAAGACTCGGCTTTGTCAGAGCCTTTAGCTTGTTGGCGCCGCATCACGTTCACAGTAAATCCCTCTGGCTCGCTCTTCCTCCAACCAGAGCTGCTAGTCAGGCTGAATCTCATGTGACAGGCGCTTGGAgagactgtctgtctgcccagAATGAAAGCAGGTGTCGGCAGAGCCTGGTGTCCAATCTCAGGTTCTACGAGGGAAACGGAGACGGGCGCTGGATGAGTAGCAGGAGGAACCAGGCAAGGTGGGCGTCGGTGTTGGTGGCGCTCTGCTCGGTGGAGGGAGAGCCGGCATTTCTCTTCACGCTGCGCTCCAGCAAGCTGAAGGGGCGGCACAAGGGGGACGTCAGGTCAGCGGCCGTGGGAAGCGGGCGGCAGCGTCCTCGCCGTGTTCAATTCTGACATTCGCACTCTTGCAGCTTTGCGGGAGGAAAGAACGATCTGTCGGACAGGGATGTGGTGGCCACGGCTCTGAGGGAGACCAGGGAGGAGCTGGGAATCACCGTGAGGCCCGAGAGCGTCTGGGGCACCCTGCAGCCTCTGAGGGACGCGGTGAGTCTTATGGGGGTTCTCTACGTGGTGTCCTCCTCGGAGACGAGGAGAAATgtcactttcttttctctctccagtCTGCGATGATGATTGCTCCTGTGTTGGCGAATCTTGGCCCTTTAGAAGCTTTGTCCTTCCAACCTAATCCTGAAGAGGTACTGCAGGGGAGTTGCTCTCCAAAGGGTTTAGGGATGCGACCAGCTTGGTATCATGTATCTGCTGCTGGACGCGTGCAGTGTGAAGccagtgtttgttttaaatggaagCAGATGGAAGCAGGATTTGAACCCAACGTCTTCTGTCTACTTGtgttgcaggtggaggagatATTCACCCTGTCTTTGTCCCACTTGTGTAATCCCCAGAACCGCGGATACACACACTTCCGCACGGGGGAGCGTTACGGATACACCCTTCCAGTGTTCCGCAACGGGAAGCATCGTGTCTGGGGCCTGACGGCAACGGCTCTGGACCACACCCTGAAACTCATcctccctcgcccccccccccagtaacgCATGAAGAGCAGAGATTTCAGCCACTTTGAACATTTTATTGATTACGGACATTTTTGGTTACTTTCTCagggtgtgtttttttctcttgtgtGTTTAAGGATCTATGTTTCAAAATGTTAATTTGGCCTTTAATCCtctaaggtcaaaggtcaaaccagAGATTCAAAGTTAAGCTCTGAGGTGTCCTGAAGAATCAAGTCAATAAAGGTTGTTTTAAAGAAGCCACGTCATTTTTATCTTGAAACGGTCACCGAGCCAAACGCCCTCAGTTCTCCACCCGTCACGCCCTGATGACGGAGTGTTTCGGGGAGTGTCGCCAGCACGCACGCGAGGGACGCCGGGCGCTCCAAACCCCAACACTTCCTGCTTTACACGCAGAAACGTCTCCCTTCAGGGCCGCGAGCACTCGGTGGGGTCCTGTGAGTCGGGCAGGAGGTGGCAGTTGAAGGgccagctgaaggagaagaggtCCAGGCCCGGGCTGCACTGCTgctcagcagaggagcagacggAGCGGCAGGGCTGCAGCACCCCCCCCTGAGGGGAGCACTGGGGGAGGAACATGCCGCACACCAGCCTCCGCAAGGGCTCGAAGCAGGCCAGGTCCATCAGAACCTGGACACCGTGGCAAAGAGGGAGGGTTCAGCTCCAGAGGGTTGACATTTGTTCACAGTGATGATGCAGGAAAGGAGGCGTTTTACTCGGTACTGGCGCAGAAGAGCGGCTGCTTCTCTCTGGTCGGAGATGGACAGCCAGATGTTTGGGAAGGAGGTGAGGTTGTAGCTGAGGCCGCGGCACATTTCCACCTCGATGGCCTCGCAGGAGGACGCTGGGCCGACGGGAGCAAAAGGAACCTGGTGTGTTCACACGTCCTGAGACGCCGGCGCGATTCTGAGCAGGAGACTCACCGAATGGAGGAAAGGTGGAGTTGTCGCAGCCCCGTTCGTCCGCCCCGTCGGGGCAGTCGTTCCAGCCGTCACACAGCCACCGTGGCTGCAGGCACTCGCCGGTGCTGCAGGCGAACTGGCTGGGAGCACAGGTCCCTTTGGGGGGGGAGAACAGGACACGGGGGGGTGAGACGTGAAAGCTTCCACATGATCAGAACTAGTTCTAGTTCTAGTTTTAGAGCAGCGGCAGCTCACTGTCCAGGACCGACACCGCCTGGTAGGTGGCATTAAACCCACTGTCTGCTACTCCCTCATCAGCCACAAACACCACGGTCATGTGGGGGCCGGAGGACACCAGGTCTGGAGGGGAGGTGGTGCCGCAGAACCTGGAACAGACAGAATCCAGGCTGCATCACTAACACGTGCGTCCAACATCTGTGCGGCACAGCGCAGGAGCTTCACACGGGGGCCGGGGGCTCACCTGCCCAACACTCGACCCGCTCCGGTGCTCAGGCTGTCGTGCACCTCCACGTAATCAAACTCACAAACATCCTGAGTCTCCAGGCTGAAGTTCCTGAAGCTCAGCGTGATGACGTGACCTTCCTCCACAGATAGTTGCCATATGCACAGctggggggggagaggaagcgGGTGAGTTGAGCGAGCAGCAGCTTTCCAGCAGATGATGCGAGCGCCCACCTGCTGGTGGGGGTAGTTCCTGGGGTGGTTCGGACTGGACAGGGAGCCGGAAGGCCCCGATTGTTGCCCCCCACAATCTGTAAGAGAAGCTGGTGTCAGAGGTGTTGGGGACGTGAGTGGAGCTCCGTGCGCTGGGGCGCGGCAcctttgtgtttgtggctgCAGTTGGTCTCGTCGGTCCGGTCCTGGCAGTGGGGGTGTCCGTCACACAGGGCCCCCGGCAGCAGGCAGCGGCTGCTGTCGCACAGGAACTCGTCTCTGGAGCAGCTCCCTGAGACAGCACACGTCTGTGAGTGGAACGTCCTGGCTCCATCAAACGCCGGCTCCCATTTAGATGGACGTCCTCTGAGACTTGAAACTAAACCGTCcagcattttaaataaacacgGGGCCCCGCCGGTCTGGTTTTATGGCTCCTTTAAGAGTTTAAAAGactcagagagcagcagctcctctgggacCCTTCAAGGCTCTTTCATACCAGTTTTATTTATCATTCCTGTTTTGGTGG encodes:
- the LOC130534769 gene encoding complement C1q-like protein 4, with the translated sequence MCSFTMRAIVLLCLLKGVFVQADESYTWGGPGGSTDTDPNTANVCLADQSSCGCCLMQQQIHRIRTFFNTSLAELELQLTQTRNILNNVRASRSAFSVALNNDDNLKCFGPFRDDKVVTYSHIFMNLGNGYNQQTGIFTAPRAGTYSLALTAYSDAGSPGNTLAACAALHVNGKSVADLREKNMQDQEDSATVVVAVHLNAGDQVSANLPIGCFLCDNKNHYNTFSGFLLYATN
- the ftr86 gene encoding finTRIM family, member 86 isoform X1; translated protein: MASAWLEEEAFACSVCLDTLKEPATLPCGHSYCLACIQRHWDKKATNGEYSCPQCRQLFRPRPSLAKSTLLVEAMEKLRANSLKHNPSAAASMPVYVEVLPDAGPQQARPCPQHRRPLDLFCRDDKECVCSECCRHGHEGHCVVRPQAERAERQEDLLQQQALVQRRIQEAERTLNEIPHFARQHKALVQALQQENADSFAELVASVNLAGTRVAELLSSHEASLGSQAEGRVNGLEQEVAQLHRRSAELIRLADMKDPVCFLKNFLTMEPLGQREGTGESAPPEVVVAAIRSTTKELQESVKDLCGRSLEKITALLNQEPLTGAAAGGADAAGPAQSQSTVSERTPPTPPSPPAPPTPPSPPAPPISTLEKSGASGPPPRAPVQASAPPLPVLKPQRKYYNTQKNPLGGSKEGRPVFGSSAQPTTASANPEPKTREELLKFRFEPTMDPNTAYRHLQLSDGGRRATLKAENLNPPDHPERFHFWRQVLCREPLGGSPYYWEVEWTGPKITVAVAYREMTRKGSDDSSRLGHNALSWSLYWSGTGFSFWHDGQEKLLGSPKARRIGVYLDQHAGVLSFHRIANNQAHLIHRHQSQFSGPLYPGFRFGSAAGGAATICQLD
- the ftr86 gene encoding finTRIM family, member 86 isoform X2, with protein sequence MASAWLEEEAFACSVCLDTLKEPATLPCGHSYCLACIQRHWDKKATNGEYSCPQCRQLFRPRPSLAKSTLLVEAMEKLRANSLKHNPSAAASMPVYVEVLPDAGPQQARPCPQHRRPLDLFCRDDKECVCSECCRHGHEGHCVVRPQAERAERQEDLLQQQALVQRRIQEAERTLNEIPHFARQHKALVQALQQENADSFAELVASVNLAGTRVAELLSSHEASLGSQAEGRVNGLEQEVAQLHRRSAELIRLADMKDPVCFLKNFLTMEPLGQREGTGESAPPEVVVAAIRSTTKELQESVKDLCGRSLEKITALLNQEPLTGAAAGGADAAGPAQSQSTVSERTPPTPPSPPAPPTPPSPPAPPISTLEKSGASGPPPRAPVQASAPPLPVLKPQPQPTTASANPEPKTREELLKFRFEPTMDPNTAYRHLQLSDGGRRATLKAENLNPPDHPERFHFWRQVLCREPLGGSPYYWEVEWTGPKITVAVAYREMTRKGSDDSSRLGHNALSWSLYWSGTGFSFWHDGQEKLLGSPKARRIGVYLDQHAGVLSFHRIANNQAHLIHRHQSQFSGPLYPGFRFGSAAGGAATICQLD
- the nudt8 gene encoding nucleoside diphosphate-linked moiety X motif 8 isoform X1, whose amino-acid sequence is MLRAPQIRTCSGSLRPLVLRESPAGACSQPKCATWPDGRAVTGWKHGLKEGTPLFMDTLTFPTCKPLLNSESLSQRLKAVRNLDYFTNGTCFPSRRRLWDTRPTSLSLTPKTGCYFQRLGFVRAFSLLAPHHVHSKSLWLALPPTRAASQAESHVTGAWRDCLSAQNESRCRQSLVSNLRFYEGNGDGRWMSSRRNQARWASVLVALCSVEGEPAFLFTLRSSKLKGRHKGDVSFAGGKNDLSDRDVVATALRETREELGITVRPESVWGTLQPLRDASAMMIAPVLANLGPLEALSFQPNPEEVEEIFTLSLSHLCNPQNRGYTHFRTGERYGYTLPVFRNGKHRVWGLTATALDHTLKLILPRPPPQ
- the nudt8 gene encoding nucleoside diphosphate-linked moiety X motif 8 isoform X2, translated to MLRAPQIRTCSGSLRPLVLRESPAGACSQPKCATWPDGRAVTGWKHGLKEGTPLFMDTLTFPTCKPLLNSESLSQRLKAVRNLDYFTNGTCFPSRRRLWDTRPTSLSLTPKTGCYFQRLGFVRAFSLLAPHHVHSKSLWLALPPTRAASQAESHVTGAWRDCLSAQNESRCRQSLVSNLRFYEGNGDGRWMSSRRNQARWASVLVALCSVEGEPAFLFTLRSSKLKGRHKGDVSFAGGKNDLSDRDVVATALRETREELGITVRPESVWGTLQPLRDASAMMIAPVLANLGPLEALSFQPNPEENRGYTHFRTGERYGYTLPVFRNGKHRVWGLTATALDHTLKLILPRPPPQ
- the nudt8 gene encoding nucleoside diphosphate-linked moiety X motif 8 isoform X3; this translates as MLRAPQIRTCSGSLRPLVLRESPAGACSQPKCATWPDGRAVTGWKHGLKEGTPLFMDTLTFPTCKPLLNSESLSQRLKAVRNLDYFTNGTCFPSRRRLWDTRPTSLSLTPKTGCYFQRLGFVRAFSLLAPHHVHSKSLWLALPPTRAASQAESHVTGAWRDCLSAQNESRCRQSLVSNLRFYEGNGDGRWMSSRRNQARWASVLVALCSVEGEPAFLFTLRSSKLKGRHKGDVSFAGGKNDLSDRDVVATALRETREELGITVRPESVWGTLQPLRDANRGYTHFRTGERYGYTLPVFRNGKHRVWGLTATALDHTLKLILPRPPPQ
- the mfrp gene encoding membrane frizzled-related protein isoform X1, which encodes MSDLSQVAVYSESSDIYKNVFCNPAFELEGEREERVEGFRTAASTPEPTKPAGSHASWGLLRACAARLGAPGCGRATVVVSAAAVLVLVALGVALSLILQQKKGREMEAPLFSTPPDHLSSPGGATPNAPTISANRGQRSSTSSPQPATIPPTRCGAVLTDLEGSFTSPNHPGSYPPNLLCMWVIQVPPPFTVQIHVLSLAVEGPSPCLFDWLEVQEQLELRSVVTRFCGNVAPPTVNTNSSTAWVTFRSDATIAGGGFAAQYRALLPGHGSCSRDEFLCDSSRCLLPGALCDGHPHCQDRTDETNCSHKHKDCGGQQSGPSGSLSSPNHPRNYPHQQLCIWQLSVEEGHVITLSFRNFSLETQDVCEFDYVEVHDSLSTGAGRVLGRFCGTTSPPDLVSSGPHMTVVFVADEGVADSGFNATYQAVSVLDRTCAPSQFACSTGECLQPRWLCDGWNDCPDGADERGCDNSTFPPFASSCEAIEVEMCRGLSYNLTSFPNIWLSISDQREAAALLRQYRVLMDLACFEPLRRLVCGMFLPQCSPQGGVLQPCRSVCSSAEQQCSPGLDLFSFSWPFNCHLLPDSQDPTECSRP
- the mfrp gene encoding membrane frizzled-related protein isoform X2; this translates as MPPRSLQTEVKGRARPRRSPPRSRQRVRPDGILTCASCVVAVWSVLDNLLCLSGCGAVLTDLEGSFTSPNHPGSYPPNLLCMWVIQVPPPFTVQIHVLSLAVEGPSPCLFDWLEVQEQLELRSVVTRFCGNVAPPTVNTNSSTAWVTFRSDATIAGGGFAAQYRALLPGHGSCSRDEFLCDSSRCLLPGALCDGHPHCQDRTDETNCSHKHKDCGGQQSGPSGSLSSPNHPRNYPHQQLCIWQLSVEEGHVITLSFRNFSLETQDVCEFDYVEVHDSLSTGAGRVLGRFCGTTSPPDLVSSGPHMTVVFVADEGVADSGFNATYQAVSVLDRTCAPSQFACSTGECLQPRWLCDGWNDCPDGADERGCDNSTFPPFASSCEAIEVEMCRGLSYNLTSFPNIWLSISDQREAAALLRQYRVLMDLACFEPLRRLVCGMFLPQCSPQGGVLQPCRSVCSSAEQQCSPGLDLFSFSWPFNCHLLPDSQDPTECSRP